GCATAGGGAAAGCTGATGCAGCAGAAGTTTTCCTCTTCATGCCTCGAGACATATTGTCTTCAAACACATTCTTGTTCTTTAATACAAGATGACTGCCCCCTGAATTTCCACCTTTTGCCCGACTCCTAAGTGAACCAGCAGCACATCTTGCAGAATCCTGAAAGTAATTAGCATGGCGTTAGCGAGTTATTACTATTTACCATACACTAAAAACTTTCTTCAAGCACTATAGTATAGACTATTTAACATGGAAATAAATAAGGCCGTGTCAACTGTTTGGCATAAATTACCCATATATTTCCGTAACAGGCATAACATAGAAGCTTGTGCAAAAAAGAATAAGTATTTGATAATTTGAATGGATGAACTGTACCTTTGGAAGAGCAACCCATTTGTCGTCTTGCCAAAGCTGCCTTGTCCTAAGATTGGATGCATCTACCCTCAATTCTAGGGAGGATCCGAGGAGCCTGACAAGATAGTACTCATGACCAAGCAATTTCACGACTTCCACAACCTTCCATGAATAGCTGTCAAAGACTTCAAGGATGTCGCCTGGGACCCAGCatacaggaccatctggggacggGGGAGAAGGCCTTATCACCTTTCTTGGAACCCTTTCAATGGCCAGACTACCGTCAAACAGACATGGATCATAGCTTACAAGATAGGTGTGCCCATTGCCAGAAAGGATCTCAGCAGGCCTCCAGGAACCGAAAGGTGCCTCTGTCTTCTGCAGTACTTCCACCTTGCCCTCTTTGCAGAACTTCATAGCGTCTTGTTATTGCCAAGCACTGTTGCAGATAGATAACAAATTTTAGTAATTGAGCCAATGGTTCTTAAAGGCAAGATGAAAAATCTAAACCTGTCGAGCAGTGTTGAACAAGACAAACTAATAAACATAACAGGGATGATGCTATTAAATTCGAAACCAAATTCATCATAGATCAAAATGAGATTTCTAAAGTGTATTATGCTGCAACCACCTTTTTTGTTTTATCTTGCACATCAGAACCTTACAGTAAACTGCAACGTTTGCACGTGCAGATTCAGTGCAATCGGATGCATCGAATCACCAATCCACGGGACAACAGATGGACGAACGACTGGTTTAATTACTAGAGTAGTCGGACGAGAATACTTGACATGAGAAATTGCTGCGGGCACAGCTATCCTCTACAAAGGAATAATCAAGAAAAAGATTAACCGACGCATCACCCACCAGATCAACAATAATCCATCGTGGACAGTTCAAGCAGACTTGCAATCTGGATTATCAGGCCAGAAATACTCTTGGAAGAATTACGGGCTCGTACATGAAGAGACAGATCAAAGAAACTAGGAAAAATCCGCACAGCAGAACGATCTATTCTAGTGAGTTCCCGAACAAGCACCTATGAACTGGGGCCAGGAAACTATGGCGCTTAGTCAACCAGCTAATCAATCAATGCGATTACTCTCGTCGCCGCCTCCATCCCCGCATCAAAAACAGCACCCGCCCCAAACTCTAGAACGAAAAAAAAAATATTCAAAGACGGAACAGGAAGGGGCGCAAACCTTGCGATGCCGACTGCGGCCGCGGCCGGGAAGAAGCACGGGAAAAAAATCCGAGGAAAAGCTCCGGCGAGCGCCCAGAACTCCGCCCTGATTCTCCGCCCCGCGAGAAGAGATTAGACGAAGGAGAAAACCGGAGAGAAATCGTGAAGCGGAAGAAAAAAGGGAATCCGAAAATTAATTTTCTTTAATTAACCTGGGAGGGTTGCGGATTTTATACGTGTACATCGAGGAGGGGGGTTGCGTTGCGTGGTGGCGCTTTCGAGAGCAAGGCGACAACTGAAGGCGCATCTCGGCCGTCGGATCGGAACTGCCATCCATTGTGCTCTCGGTCCACAACCTCGGCGTCCAGCCTTTTCCGTCCGATGCGGATCGGGCGGCTGGGAGGGGTCGAGCCCATCCGTGGTAAATTATCAACCTTTTATTTTCCTTATTATGCATTTTTTTAATAAGAAGAAAATTATCAACCCTTTCTTCGGCTGTCGGTTACGGTGCATACGGTGTGCGTTGCTGGCAGCCTTGTGGGCGGTGGCCTCCAAGAACAACGTTTGAAATAAGCAAACATGTTTTGTATTGTGCACAGTCTTTGTTAAGGATGCGTAAACATATGGATTGGATAATCGCATGTGTAACGAACCAATACGTGGTTTGATggttacagagacattttgatatTCCTAACTTATTAGGATTAAAGTTTCAGTGTTGGAGTTATTCTTGTATTTATTTTAAATTTTCCGGTGATGCATCTTCAGTGGGTGGAAACTTTCTTTTCAACGTCGAGACACCTACGGTAACTTTgaaaatctcaagatgatatatCGGCTCTGTCTCCGGAAGGCGTTCATAAAGATAGGGTATGAGTATGTATGTTTATAGGGAtgagtgattttttatggaaaaggaggttcaaacccccggtctctgcatcaatcgatgcatacggtcatttttattaattatttaacatgggtctaacaagaacatacatcaaaccatccgaagccaccactcacacctacaaaactcGATAATGTAGAGTGttctcactccccatatctaaaaccggtgccGTCACCGATACATCCACTTCGatgcagcagacctaaagcgtacaccacatgcacacgttttagatgtcgtcatcatcatcaggctgctaacccatcttcaggagagagatgtgtatcatccttgccagtccgtccatccgtcgacgccaccacggctcgTCAGTCCATACGCGAAGATTCTGGAAGatatgtcgtgcgtagcacctgccgaccaggcatgacacatcgtagcacctgtcggccaggcatgacttgacatctcaACTGAAAGCTCTGTGCAAGATGATCGACGCCGCCACGGCATCAAACAACGCCACCGCCCTACGCTCATTCGTCTAGACACAAAGATTCTGAAagaactgtcgtgcgtagcacctaccaaccaggcatgactcagtgTATGACTTGATAGTTCCACCAAATCTTCGGGCCAAACGAAGCTGCTCCATCTCCTGTCTCTGTcatccagcgctgctccacaaaacgatgctcccaagagagaaacaacaccgcagtaccgccatcgtccgatctggaaagtcggatcttagggtttcccccgaagcagtgcccaccaccagcaactgTCCAAGACCCACATAGTGTCCACCACCACTCAGCactcaaggcgacgccttcaggaaggtcacgacgtcaaggacgccgccgccgcccaccggagttaggttttcacccgagaggcagtGAGGTAGGAAGTGGAGGAGCAGATGTAGACCGACGTCTCCAGGAAGAAAAACGTCGCCTTTGAGCATCGTCGGCGGCGCGGCCGGCCAGGGCCGACCAATGGGTTTCCCCTTATCTGAATCTCGTCCACCAGCTTCATCCGCGACCACGCCGGCAATGCCAGGAAACTGCAGGAGAGAAGCACACCGCGGGTATCTGGATCAGTGAAGATCCAATCTGAACAGTGACGAGGACCACCACCCTGCGCTGGCCGACGGCGTCCGGGCGCCGGATCCAGAAGGATCTGACCCAAACTCGACGACGCACGCGACCACCATGTCTTGCCCCTCCCGCAGCCGCCACACCGTGCCACAAGAACGAACCCCGGTCATCGACGCGCTTCGCACGCCGCCGCTAGGATCCACATGCAACGCCGCCGCACCGCACGCTAGTTCGGCGCCTCCTCACGAACGACTGTCCCGCGCCAGCCATGTCGCGTGAAGGGGAGAGGATCACCGCCACCGCCCCTGCCGGCCAGGCTTCGCCCGGCGGCGctgctggcggcggcgaggaTGAAGGAGGAGCGAGGGAGGACCGACGGCGACGGCTAGGGTTACCCCCTGGTCGCCcacgggggcgacgggagggggttacgggggggggggggggcaggaggTTGCGGCTAGCCTAGGGTGCATGCGCGTTTATATAAGCATTTGTGTCTATATCGTGTTAAAAAAAGATGATCGCATGTCAACGTTTGGAGGAAAAAAAGCTAGTGTGGTGGCTGCTCCAAGAGCAAGAGTATGGGATGAAGTGAAAACTATTTGCAAAATTGTGTGTGATTTATGATTCCCTTTTTTATGTTTTGAGATGATGTCCCATTATATGTAGATACACACCACATTACGTACACTACACTAGGGGGTTATGCAGCAAACCTATGGTTGAATGATTAGGAGGACACTGGTATCCCCAGCCCACCAGAACGAGATACGCACGACCCCTATTGGGGTTGTCAACACGCCGGGAGGTCTTGCTCGATTCATTTTACCTTgatcgaatgtcttgtgcaccgCGATTTCGAGGATACGTCGGCCATCCCGATGTTAAGGCCTTTCAAAGCAGCTTGTGATTAATTTATAATGGacgagttggagcatccctgcagggttaaatatttaaaAAAGTCGTGTTCGCATTTATGTGGCTACTTGGAAATTTATAATATCTGGTTGTAGAGAACTTTTAAACTAAACTCAATTAAGATACAAAAACCGCATGTGTAACCGTGATCGTCTTTTTCCGAGGGAGTTCGAgaagagaacacggtggggttatgattgactcgtaagtaggtgtttaagatcacttcttgatcgttattagttcacgtccgataaTACGTGGATCACTTCTTATTCTCGTACTCGTAAATTAGCCACATACAAATGTTTAATGCTTGTtgaagcctcaccacttaaccattcctcacccattaagctttgctagttttgGTACCTTGGTAAAGACACACACACCCgcgagccatctttatgcaaccaagttatgatgacacacaagtataggggatcaaacgtagtccttttgataagtaagagtgtcgaacccaacgaggagcagaaggatctcacaagtggttttcaccaaggtaaaatctgcaagcactgaaattatcggtaacaagtgattgtgtggtgagatgattcatagcaagcaacaactaacaaaagtagcaacggtgcagcaaagtggcccaatatcttttgtagcaagggacaagcctcgacaaagtcttataggaggaaaaacgcccccgaggacacacgggaatttctgtcatgctagttttcatcatgttcatatgattcacgttcgttactttgatagtttgatatgtgggtggaccggcgcttgggtactgcccttacttggacaagcatcccacttatgattaacacctctcgcaagcatccgcaactacgaaagaagaattaagacaaagtctaaccatggcattaaactagtggatccaaatcagtcccttacgaagcaacgcataaactagggtttaagcttatgtcattctagcaacccatcatctacttactacttcccaatgccttcctctaggcccaaataatggtgaagtgttatgtagtcgacgttcacataacaccactagaggaaaaacaacatacaacatatcaaattaccgaacgaataccaaattcacatgactactattggcatgacttatcccatgtcctcaggaacaaaagtaactactcacaaagcataatcatattcataaccagagaggtaatgagtagcatcaaggatctgaacataaactcttccaccaaataatccaactagcatcaactacaaagagtaatcaacactactagcaaccttacaagtaccaatcggagtcgcgagacggagattggttgcaagtgatgaactagggtttagagatgagatggtgctgatgaagatgttgatggtgacgagtcccctccgatgagaggagtgttggtgatgacgatggcgacgatttccccctctgggagggaagtttccccagtaggatcgtcctgccggagctctagattggttctgctcaagttccgcctcgtggcggcggcgaatccacgaaaaagctcctccctcatttttttctagacg
This genomic stretch from Hordeum vulgare subsp. vulgare chromosome 6H, MorexV3_pseudomolecules_assembly, whole genome shotgun sequence harbors:
- the LOC123402852 gene encoding uncharacterized protein LOC123402852 isoform X2, with product MKFCKEGKVEVLQKTEAPFGSWRPAEILSGNGHTYLVSYDPCLFDGSLAIERVPRKVIRPSPPSPDGPVCWVPGDILEVFDSYSWKVVEVVKLLGHEYYLVRLLGSSLELRVDASNLRTRQLWQDDKWVALPKDSARCAAGSLRSRAKGGNSGGSHLVLKNKNVFEDNMSRGMKRKTSAASAFPMQRSEVTKRFQTSRRDGGRQHIGPGDSLHLMDKGRSWRLVKHPSVGLC